Below is a window of Dictyostelium discoideum AX4 chromosome 1 chromosome, whole genome shotgun sequence DNA.
acGTTTCGTAGGTCCATCATTTCAACTGGATTTTGAATGTATTACTTTCAATGGTACAGTTTGTTTTTCTCAAATTAatcaagaaaataaaaaacaattgtatGGTACATCCATTACCTATACAACAAAAGTAACTATTAGTTTGTATAAGAATAACCTTCCAACTCCAATAGTTTCTTCACCTTTCCAACCTCCAACAAAAGGTGGAATCTCAATTTTAAAAGGTACCTATTTAACATTTTCTGAAAGACTTTCCTATTATGAAGTTATCTAcccaaaaaaacaaaagattGTGATTTCAGATTCAGAATCATTATCATTCGATGCAACAAACGTTAAAGTTAATTGTCCACCTGGTTGTGgttatcaaataattaaatggGAGAATGgccaattatttaattttagttaTTCAAATCCATCAGTAtttgattataaaataaatccaTCAAATATTATTGTAAATGGATCTGATTTTTGTGATAGTTCTTATTCTTCAAATATTACAATTGATGGTGTTATCATTCCAAATTCAAACTACCAAAAAGATGAAGACTCaattgtaattatttatattcaaCAACACACAACCAAATCATTATTGAAAATAGAAACAAGCAATGTAACATctgttgaaattgaaattgtttttaaaccAGAaccattaattataaattcaattccaTATAGTAAAGGtggtttaattattttagatGGTTCAAGATTATcttcaaatacaaataaaaacaataataatataattattaaaattggaaATATTACATGTTCAAACGCAATTTCAATCTCAAATGAATCAATCACATGTAATTTAAATCCGggtatatataataaatcagTTGCcttaaataatttaccagtttcagttacaattaataatattacaaatggaaatacattattatttaattatggTATGGTCaaattaaatccaaataaaTATAGTTTACCAGATCgtattttacaattaaatgGTGATTGTCTCGGAAATTCAAATAGTactattgtttatttaaatggaaaagaaacattattaaatgatttaaaaataaataaccaaGAAACaactttatcatttaaaataccagatgaatttaaatcaaaattaaatgtttcaATCAAGgtaaatgatattttatcaaatgaaattcaaattgatatttcattttatgcAAGTCATTCTAATGAACAACCAAGTACAAATGgtaatacaaatattatattcacattatataatattaaatctgaaaattataataaaataccaTCGATTATAATTATTCCTGAACAAATTGTTATTAATGGTGTTTCAGTAAATTCACCAACCAACCAAGATGTTCATTtgtattcatttttaattccaGCTGGGTGTGgtaaaaaagatattcaaattataattggtAGTCAATCATGTTTGTCATCAATTACATACTTTgaaccaattattaaaaattgtttagtATCAGGTTTTGATGGTACAAATGGAAATATAATTTGTGATGGTAGTTTTGGTaataaagattatttaattaaatcatctgtacttttttcaaatgatgaaattgtaCCACCATCAATCAATAGTACAACATTTTCGTTCCCTCTAATATCAGGTTATCACagtgatgatttaatttttcaaatgtgCGGTGTTCAAAGTaaaccatttaaattaaacatctcaccatcattaaaaagaatcaatCAAAGTCAAATGGAAACATTGGGTGGTAAATTTTACATTCTTGGTGAATTCTTTAGTGCAAATATAAATTGTAGTGTATTTTGCAATGATAAAGAATATGAAAAACATTTTGAAAACTCAAAGACGATTTCATTCGATTTACAAATTCCAGGTCCAAATGATATTACATGTAATTATACATTTGATAATGGAAAAAATACTGGTGATTTTAAGATTGAATATCCTTTACCATTAATAGAAAATACGAGTTCAATAAATGTGAATGGTGgaaatttaacaatttatGGTAAAAACTTTTATAATGTTTCAAATATCAAAGTTGAAGttgataatcaattaaaatgtaataatattgaatttattaatttaaacagTTTAACCTGTTTCTTACCACCATTTAATGAAACAAGAGAgcaatcattatttaatgatcaaaaactattattaaattcatcaacaaCTATTTTTagcaaaaaattattattaaatgttacATTTGAAAGTAAAACATGGAGTGGatatatttttcaatattcaaaagaagaaataaaaaataatggtacAAGTGAAAATTCAAGTAATGATATAATAGATCatgaaaaaaacaataatactACAAAAAATGGTAAAGGCGGTATCAATTTAAGTAAAGaaagtaaaataataatttctgtAGTCTTACCTggtgttattattttaataattttatcggTAGTAGTAATCTATCGTATTAGAATAAATAGAATTACACGAAATACATatgtgaaaaaaattaatgaaatgaaAACAATAACACCAGAAGAGAAACGAGATGAAATAGATGAATcagatgaaattaaaaaaaaacttgatATTGAAATGTCAGAATTAAGATCCAATCTATTCATACACTCAATCAGTTATACTAACACACTCAAAGAACAACAAATGGAAAGGGATCAAATCAATAAAAGTCCAAGTCTACAAATTCAACcacaaaataatcaattgaatataattaataatggtgaagGTTCAagtcaacaaattcaaccaCAAAGTaatcaatcaaatattattaataatgatgaggGTTCAAGCCACCAATTTCAACCTGAAATTAATCAATCcaatacaattaataatagtgaagGTTCAagtcaacaaattcaaccacaaaataatcaattgaatataattaataatgatgtgGGTTCAAGTCACCAATCTAAGCAAAATGATAGTACTGGTTGctgataaataattaaaataataaaaaaaaaataaaaaaataaaaaaataaaaaaatagtaataatataatccttttttaaaataataaattataaacaatattaatttttaatttttaaaattattattttagtattttctttttacacCTTCAAAGCATAGgtactttttaaaattgagatttttttgtttttttgtgttGGAAAGGAGcaaaatttgaaaagatctttctaaaaatagaattaatttgaatgacaaagtttttttttttttttttttaagattttttttttttttttttttttatcatttttttttttatttttaaaatcaaaaatgaaaaacagCTCATCAATGTTAAAAGGagttaaatcatttattggTAGTGGAATTTATACAAACAAACCAATATATGATGTAGCAATTGTTGGTGGGGGTATAGTTGGATTAGCAACAGGTAGAGAATTATTAAAGAGGaatccaaaattaaaaattgtaatactTGAAAAGGAGAATGAAATTGCACCACATCAATCATCACATAATAGTGGTGTAATTCATTGTggaatttattataaaccaGGATCATTAAGAGCTAAACTTTGTACAAAAGGTTCAAAGTTAATGTATGACTATTgtaatgaaaatcaaataaactATGAAAATTGtggtaaattaattgttgcaactaaaaaagaagaatttcAACAATTAGAACAACTCTATAAAAGAGGTATTGAAAATGGTGTACCAAATATAAAACTATTAGAATCAAAAGAACaactattatcaattgaaccaTTTATAAATGGTGGTTTACGTGCAATTCATACACCATCAACTGGAATCATTGATTATAAAGAAGTCTCAAAATCATTTGGTAATGATATTACTGAAAAGTTTGGAAAAGATTCAAAatctgaaattaaattaaattttaatgcaaaaaattttaaatataattcaaatgataaattattattaatttcaactggtgatgatgatgatgatgaagaacaacaacaatcaattttAACCAAATATTCAATTGTATGTGGTGGCATGAATAGTGATAGAATTGCAAAAGTTGCATATGGTAATGATGAACCATCGATTGTACCATTTCGAGGTagttttttacaatttaaacCAGAATTTAGACATTTGATTAAAGGTAATGTTTATCCATTACCAAATGCTTCATTCCCATTTTTAGGTGTTCATTTCACAAAGAGGATTAATGGTGAAGTTTGGTTAGGTCCAAATGCGGTATTATCATTCGACAGAGAGGGATACAAATTCACAGATTTCAATCTACACGATactattgatttaattaaaaatcctggtttatttaaattggcCAAAAAACATTGGAAATATGGCTTAGGTGAATTGTATagagattttaataaagatcATTTCATTCAACTTTTAAAACCATATATGCCAAATATCACCGTGGACATGTTAGAATATGGAGGTAGTGGTGT
It encodes the following:
- a CDS encoding hypothetical protein (Similar to hypothetical protein FLJ12618), coding for MKNSSSMLKGVKSFIGSGIYTNKPIYDVAIVGGGIVGLATGRELLKRNPKLKIVILEKENEIAPHQSSHNSGVIHCGIYYKPGSLRAKLCTKGSKLMYDYCNENQINYENCGKLIVATKKEEFQQLEQLYKRGIENGVPNIKLLESKEQLLSIEPFINGGLRAIHTPSTGIIDYKEVSKSFGNDITEKFGKDSKSEIKLNFNAKNFKYNSNDKLLLISTGDDDDDEEQQQSILTKYSIVCGGMNSDRIAKVAYGNDEPSIVPFRGSFLQFKPEFRHLIKGNVYPLPNASFPFLGVHFTKRINGEVWLGPNAVLSFDREGYKFTDFNLHDTIDLIKNPGLFKLAKKHWKYGLGELYRDFNKDHFIQLLKPYMPNITVDMLEYGGSGVRSQAISKSGDLIEDFIFDTPSDVPIIHVRNSPSPAATSSLAIAIEIVDLAQNNFKNLNSL
- the tgrO3 gene encoding immunoglobulin E-set domain-containing protein — encoded protein: MEKKLLIIVIIFLFSTIQVFCQIDYKTFVISNETYLSYHFPVGSEYFSSLNFERFVGPSFQLDFECITFNGTVCFSQINQENKKQLYGTSITYTTKVTISLYKNNLPTPIVSSPFQPPTKGGISILKGTYLTFSERLSYYEVIYPKKQKIVISDSESLSFDATNVKVNCPPGCGYQIIKWENGQLFNFSYSNPSVFDYKINPSNIIVNGSDFCDSSYSSNITIDGVIIPNSNYQKDEDSIVIIYIQQHTTKSLLKIETSNVTSVEIEIVFKPEPLIINSIPYSKGGLIILDGSRLSSNTNKNNNNIIIKIGNITCSNAISISNESITCNLNPGIYNKSVALNNLPVSVTINNITNGNTLLFNYGMVKLNPNKYSLPDRILQLNGDCLGNSNSTIVYLNGKETLLNDLKINNQETTLSFKIPDEFKSKLNVSIKVNDILSNEIQIDISFYASHSNEQPSTNGNTNIIFTLYNIKSENYNKIPSIIIIPEQIVINGVSVNSPTNQDVHLYSFLIPAGCGKKDIQIIIGSQSCLSSITYFEPIIKNCLVSGFDGTNGNIICDGSFGNKDYLIKSSVLFSNDEIVPPSINSTTFSFPLISGYHSDDLIFQMCGVQSKPFKLNISPSLKRINQSQMETLGGKFYILGEFFSANINCSVFCNDKEYEKHFENSKTISFDLQIPGPNDITCNYTFDNGKNTGDFKIEYPLPLIENTSSINVNGGNLTIYGKNFYNVSNIKVEVDNQLKCNNIEFINLNSLTCFLPPFNETREQSLFNDQKLLLNSSTTIFSKKLLLNVTFESKTWSGYIFQYSKEEIKNNGTSENSSNDIIDHEKNNNTTKNGKGGINLSKESKIIISVVLPGVIILIILSVVVIYRIRINRITRNTYVKKINEMKTITPEEKRDEIDESDEIKKKLDIEMSELRSNLFIHSISYTNTLKEQQMERDQINKSPSLQIQPQNNQLNIINNGEGSSQQIQPQSNQSNIINNDEGSSHQFQPEINQSNTINNSEGSSQQIQPQNNQLNIINNDVGSSHQSKQNDSTGC